From Nicotiana tabacum cultivar K326 chromosome 22, ASM71507v2, whole genome shotgun sequence, one genomic window encodes:
- the LOC107793341 gene encoding UDP-glycosyltransferase 87A1-like, with the protein MELPSQIKYHIVAMPYPGRGHINPMMNFCKLIATKHPNILITFIVTEEWHSFINSDPLPENIKYATIPNVIPSEIGRAKDFAGFLRATLTKLEAPVEKLIDGLGPLKPSVIVYDTYMNWVTRIGSRRNIPVASFFPMSATVFDIFHHMDLLAQNEHLKANLSGKLQEQVDYIPGIPSIRVLDLPTPMHGKGQELLDVTMEIFSTVSKAQYLLFTSVYELESSVIDALKQKFPVPVYPIGPAIPYFTSEKNLSSTTSVDEPEYINWLNAQPNDSVLYISQGSFLSVSRAELDEIVAGVHDSGVRFFWVARDENIRFQKNGCSKGLVVPWCDQLRVLSHPSIGGFWSHCGWNSTKEAAFSGLPMLTFPIFWDQQTNSKQIVEDWKIGYRVKKDDKCSITREEICSLLKWFMDSGNAEVMETRRRAKEIQKICHFATANGGSSEINIDAFVKDVSSHKFH; encoded by the exons ATGGAACTTCCTTCACAAATCAAATATCATATTGTTGCAATGCCTTATCCAGGTAGAGGCCATATTAATCCTATGATGAATTTCTGCAAACTCATAGCTACAAAACATCCCAACATACTCATCACTTTTATTGTAACTGAAGAGTGGCATAGTTTTATTAATTCCGACCCTTTACCAGAAAACATCAAATATGCAACTATACCTAACGTTATTCCCTCCGAAATTGGTCGTGCTAAAGATTTTGCTGGATTTCTTAGAGCTACTTTAACTAAACTAGAAGCTCCTGTTGAGAAATTGATTGATGGGCTTGGGCCGTTGAAACCGAGTGTCATAGTGTATGATACGTATATGAATTGGGTTACAAGAATTGGGAGTCGGAGGAATATTCCGGTGGCTTCATTTTTTCCGATGTCGGCGACCGTGTTCGATATTTTTCATCACATGGATCTTCTTGCTCAAAATGAGCATCTTAAAGCCAATTTGTCAg GAAAACTACAAGAGCAGGTTGATTATATTCCTGGAATTCCTTCTATTCGCGTTTTAGATCTTCCTACACCAATGCATGGAAAGGGGCAAGAATTATTGGATGTAACAATGGAGATCTTCTCTACAGTATCTAAAGCACAATATCTTTTGTTTACTTCAGTCTATGAGCTTGAATCTTCTGTTATTGATGCTCTAAAACAAAAATTTCCTGTCCCTGTCTATCCAATTGGTCCAGCCATACCTTACTTCACTAGCGAAAAAAATCTCTCCTCGACTACTTCTGTCGATGAACCAGAGTACATTAACTGGTTAAATGCTCAACCAAATGATTCTGTGTTGTACATATCACAAGGGAGTTTCCTCTCTGTATCGCGTGCTGAATTGGATGAAATCGTGGCTGGTGTGCACGATAGTGGTGTTCGATTCTTTTGGGTGGCACGTGATGAAAATATTCGATTTCAGAAAAATGGATGTAGCAAAGGTCTGGTTGTGCCCTGGTGTGACCAATTGAGGGTGTTATCACATCCTTCTATTGGTGGATTTTGGTCACATTGTGGGTGGAATTCGACTAAAGAAGCAGCATTTTCAGGTCTTCCGATGCTGACTTTTCCAATATTTTGGGATCAACAAACTAACAGTAAGCAAATTGTTGAAGACTGGAAGATTGGTTATAGGGTGAAAAAAGATGATAAATGTTCGATAACGAGGGAAGAGATCTGTAGCCTGTTGAAGTGGTTTATGGATTCTGGAAATGCTGAAGTGATGGAGACGAGGCGAAGAGCGAAAGAAATCCAGAAGATCTGTCATTTTGCCACTGCAAATGGTGGATCTTCTGAAATTAACATTGATGCTTTCGTCAAGGATGTTTCATCCCATAAGTTTCATTGA